The DNA window AACCGGTAGTCCGGGACCAGGACCCGCGGGGCGAAACCATTTATTGGGTGGGTCCGCCTGGCGGGGAGGCCGACGCCGGGCCGGGTACGGATTTCCACGCGGTTCGAAACAGCTGCGTGTCCATCACGCCCCTGCACGTGGACCTGACGCGTTATACTGCGCTGGAAAGCGTGGCCGACTGGCTCAAACAGCAAGACTTTTCCGCGTGAGGCCATAGATGCAAGGTATCGGGATGACTTCTTCGCGCACGCGAGCGCGCCTGATCACCCGGCTGCGGGAACATCCCCTGGTGAAAGAGCCCGTGCTTGAGGTGATGTCTTCCCTGCCACGACACCTCTTCGTCGACGAGGCCCTGGCTTCCCGTGCCTATGAGGACAATGCCTTGCCCATCGGCCACGGGCAGACGATTTCCCGGCCGTCCACCGTAGCCCTGATGAGCAGCCTCATTCTCGACGGCAGGCCGCTGGAACGCGTCTTGGAAATTGGCACCGGTTGCGGGTACCAGACCGCGGTTCTCTCGGCCCTTTGTGGCAAGGTCTATACGGTGGAAAGAATTCAGGCCCTCCTGACCGGCGCCAAAAAGAGACTGGTGGGGCTTCGCTGCAGGAATATCTCCTACCGTCTGGCGGATGGCAGTATTGGCTGGCCGGAGCAGGGCCCCTTTGATGCGATTCTGACGACCGCAGCGGCCCCCGAGCTTCCGCTCGCCTTGCGCGAACAACTGGCCGTGGGCGGAAGCCTGATCATCCCCGTCGGAGAGGGGGAGCGCCAGGAACTGCACCGGATCACGCGCACAGACGAGACCGGATTCGAAGAAGAGGTGATTGAAGCCGTTCGATTCGTGCCCCTCGTTTCGGGTGAGCAGTAAGGCCCGGCGCAGGAGATGGGGAATCGGAAGGCAAGCACCGGTCTTTGCGTCCTGCTGTTCGCCGTCCTGCTTGGGTCCTGCACCGGGGGAGGAGAGCTTTCACCG is part of the Acidiferrobacteraceae bacterium genome and encodes:
- a CDS encoding protein-L-isoaspartate(D-aspartate) O-methyltransferase: MQGIGMTSSRTRARLITRLREHPLVKEPVLEVMSSLPRHLFVDEALASRAYEDNALPIGHGQTISRPSTVALMSSLILDGRPLERVLEIGTGCGYQTAVLSALCGKVYTVERIQALLTGAKKRLVGLRCRNISYRLADGSIGWPEQGPFDAILTTAAAPELPLALREQLAVGGSLIIPVGEGERQELHRITRTDETGFEEEVIEAVRFVPLVSGEQ